The following DNA comes from Gemmatimonadaceae bacterium.
CGTACGTGGCGCCTCCGGGGCAGAAAGGAGCAGGCGGGCAAGCCTGCGTTGGACCGTTAAGCGAGAAAGACTGCCGGATCAGTGCGCTGGGGGGCAGCCGGACCCCACCGTTCATTGCGGCCGGCACCCCACCCCGTCGCCACTGCACGCATGCGCTTCGCCGACCACCGCGACTTTAGCGAACTCGTCAATCTGACTGCCGACGCCCGTGCACTCTTGCCCGCGTTGGTTGAGAAGGACTACTGGGTTACGCGCGTGTTGGAGGCCATCGCGCCGTGCGAAGCGGCAACGCATTGCGTCGTCTTCAAGGGCGGCACCAGTCTCTCGAAAGCATGGAACGTCATTCGCCGGTTCTCGGAAGACGTCGATCTGTTGATCACGGGCCCTAACTTCGGCGAGCCGCCGACGAGCGATGGTGTCCGCAAGCGCGTGTTCCAGTCGCTGCACCAAAAGATCACCGACATGACCGGGATGGTGCTGCCAGAGAAGAGCACGTTGGGCAGCCGAGAGGAGCGAGAGTGGTATCGCAGGCGGAGTCAATACTACATGAATGTGCGCTATCCAGTGCCCGGTCGTCCGCACCAAGCGCTCGGCCCGGCGGAGGACGTCGTTCTCGTCGAACTAGGATACCGCGGCGGGACGCACCCGCACGTACAACGGACGGTTCGCTCCATGTGCGCGGAGTACCTGGATGAGGTGCGGGGCAGCGCGCTCGACGCATTTGCCGAATGCGAGGCTGATCTGGCGCCCCTATCGCTCGAGGTGCTTCACCCCCATCGCACCCTCGTTGAGAAAATCTTGGCGCTGAGCGCCGGCGCTGTGGGTAACATCCCGCTTCGTCCACGTCACTATTACGACGTAGTCATGGTCTTCGAATCGGTACCCGAAGCTAAGGACTTCGTCGCCTCCGAAGACTTCACGAAATTGGTGCGTGAGGCCGCGGAGCTGAGCAACGCCTACTATGGGGGCAACTTCGACGTGACGCGTCTGGGTCTCAAGACCTGCTCGGCTTTCGCGCCCACAGCGGACCAACGTCGGGAATTTGCGGCTCTGCACCAAAGCGAGCGTCAGATGTACTTCGGCGACTCGCAGCCCTCTTTCGACGATCTCTTGGCGCGCCTCGAACCGCTCCGCGATTTGCTGCCGGACTAATTGCGCGAACTTCACCGAGGCGATGTCGGGGCCGGGCACCCGGCCTTGCGGTTCTTTACTCGACACAGCACGGTACGAACTATGGATCTGCTTTCGAACGCCGTCGATGCCATTCAGGTTGGCGTCGAGGATTACCACACCGGTACGCGGCCGCGATTGCTGGCCGCCGTGCGCAGCATCCACGCGGGCATCCTCCTCCTGCTCAAGCAGGCCATCCTGACCAAGGTGCCCGGTCCCGCTGGAGAGACTCTCATTCGGGCGAGCATCGAACCGCAGCTCGACGAGTCCGGGCAGGTCGTCTACCGCGGGAAGGGCAAGCGCACCATCGACACGCAGCAAATCCGTCAGCGCTGCACGGCCGTCGGCATTCATCTCGACTGGGACGCGTTACACCGGATCGGGGACGTGCGAAATGACGTGGAGCATTACAGCTCCCAGTTGTCTGTGGAAGCTATCGCCGATGTGATTACGTCGGCAATGGTGTTGGTGCGGCGAATCGCCGAAGTGCATTTGAACAGGGCGCCGCGCGATCTCGTCGGCGTCGATACTTGGGAGGCAATGTTGAACGTCGCCGCCGTGCACGCCATCGAGCGGCAGGCCTGCGACGACGCATTGGCAAGCATCGCCTGGGAGTCCGACACGTTGGCGAACGGCATCGTCAAAGTGAGATGCGACGCCTGCGCCTCGGACTTGCTGCGGCCAACAGAGGAGTCGAGGTCGTTCGACGACATCGTGCTGTCGTGCCGCGCCTGCGGTGCGACACACGATGCGGACACCGTCATCCCCGAGGCCCTCGCGCGTGAGCTGGCGTGGGACGAGTACCTCGCCGCCACCGATGGGGGCGAAA
Coding sequences within:
- a CDS encoding nucleotidyl transferase AbiEii/AbiGii toxin family protein; translation: MRFADHRDFSELVNLTADARALLPALVEKDYWVTRVLEAIAPCEAATHCVVFKGGTSLSKAWNVIRRFSEDVDLLITGPNFGEPPTSDGVRKRVFQSLHQKITDMTGMVLPEKSTLGSREEREWYRRRSQYYMNVRYPVPGRPHQALGPAEDVVLVELGYRGGTHPHVQRTVRSMCAEYLDEVRGSALDAFAECEADLAPLSLEVLHPHRTLVEKILALSAGAVGNIPLRPRHYYDVVMVFESVPEAKDFVASEDFTKLVREAAELSNAYYGGNFDVTRLGLKTCSAFAPTADQRREFAALHQSERQMYFGDSQPSFDDLLARLEPLRDLLPD